Proteins encoded together in one Amblyomma americanum isolate KBUSLIRL-KWMA chromosome 1, ASM5285725v1, whole genome shotgun sequence window:
- the LOC144116318 gene encoding uncharacterized protein LOC144116318 — protein sequence MATRGFPNQIPEFNGSSWSSWVGRLQFYFEANITDPALKRANLLTLCGEQTYDTVCALIQPSTPAAVSYDDIVAALQKHYDPRPSEVYSRARFQRRDQLEGETVSAYIAALKKLAAHCNFGTLTTTATGQERDAASSANTTMLPLDVMLRDRFVCGLSDESLQQRMFAEKDLTFNKAYDIAVRAESADHQQGQIRRNTEPEERDGHLPALDGVDLRLGLQRALLVDAGEPRRAAAPWRRAERQPQQEV from the exons ATGGCTACGCGAGGGTTTCCCAACCAAATACCAGAATTCAACGGCTCATCGTGGTCATCGTGGGTTGGACGCCTCCAGTTCTACTTTGAAGCTAACATCACAGACCCAGCCTTGAAGAGGGCCAACCTGCTGACgctgtgcggggagcagacctacGACACTGTCTGCGCTCTTATTCAGCCAAGCACACCAGCGGCAGTGTCTTACGACGACATCGtagcagcactgcaaaagcactaCGACCCAAGGCCATCCGAGGTCTACAGCCGGGCTCGCTTCCAACGAAGAGATCAACTGGAAGGAGAAACTGTGAGCGCCTATATAGCAGCGCTCAAGAAGCTTGCTGCCCACTGCAATTTTGGGACGCTGACCACAACAGCTACCGGGCAGGAAAGAGACGCAGCTTCTTCTGCTAACACTACCATGCTTCCCTTGGACGTGATGTTACGTGACAGATTTGTGTGCGGACTGAGTGACGAGTCACTGCAGCAGCGCATGTTCGCTGAGAAGGATCTCACGTTCAACAAAGCTTACGACATCGCCGTACGAGCGGAGAGCGCCGATCACCAGCAGGGGCAGATTCGCCGGAACACCGAGCCG GAGGAGCGCGATGGTCACCTGCCGGCTCTCGATGGGGTTGACCTGCGCCTCGGTCTTCAGCGTGCCCTTCTCGTCGATGCCGGCGAGCCGAGGCGCGCCGCGGCGCCATGGCGCCGGGCCGAACGGCAGCCGCAGCAGGAGGTGTGA